From Vigna angularis cultivar LongXiaoDou No.4 chromosome 11, ASM1680809v1, whole genome shotgun sequence:
ATACAGGAATCATGTTCGCTTGCGACGATTTGGACGGAGGAAAAAGCAAAGATTTGCGAGATTTGAACATTATCAGCATCCCGttaatttgagaagatttgcgCTGATTTACACGGAAAAGACTGCTTTGCcctataatattatcaaatttccAAGCACACCGTTCAGCCATGCTTGACACAGGGATGGCTGGCaaacgcgtaaccggttacgcgtaACCTGTTACGCgaacgcgtaaccggttacgcaatatatatttttcagttttttttataattattttaatattataatttaaaaagatgtacattttaataaaattaggtatattatattttctaatttattaaaaataagttgattatttaatttttataatttttaaacattaattttataaattattcataatttttttttctttataaatatttttacaattaaatataacattttatattacttttataattagggacattttggtaatctttaatttctattaattaaactaatttttaaaatctatcacatcaatcaaatcttacattaattctaacaaactttactttcaaatccactctcaattacccacaaatccactaaaaaaaacaactaaaaaattaccctcaaatccactcaagtccattcaaatcatctctctCAAATCTACTCAAAAGAAGACTTTTTGACAGCCTAAATCACATCTTTTCGATGTGAGACAAACATTTTGAAACCAGACATGTTCTAATTCGTTCTTTCCCCACCATGTATCTGCAAGACTCCAACTTGTGTTTCACGGACAGTAGCCCACCCAAAACCCATACTAAAGATGCCAACTTTGATCTCCTCCTTCAATTTTCAAGAACTGCAGCACCGATTTCAAAAATCACtgtgttttctctttcattCAAGTTGGTTTATAAGAGTTTTCCCCTTAAACACAAAATGGGACGCATCTTGTCTTATTCAATAACAAGACAAAATTTGAAAGTCTACTAAGATGACGGCATCTCTTTGAGAAAGAGACTGTATTCCTATAAAGTTCTGAAATTGAGAAATTTGACGAACTGGGCTAGAAATTCTCaccaaataattcatttttattgtgtACAAAATAGATTCAATTGAACATTGAAACGACCagaatgtaaaaaagaaaaagagaagtatAAATAGCGGGAATTCACTCCAAGCAAATTCAAATAGCTCTAAGCACACTGGGAGAAGGAAAACCAGAGACACAAAATGGCAAAACAAAAGAGTTTTCAATTTCATATACACTACAACATTCTCTGCGTAAAGATTAACTTATCTACAACCTGATCGAGCCAAGTCTTCCCTTTGACTTGGAGCGTTTGACGCTGATAGAGGACTCTTGAACTGAGAATTCAGTGTGCATGTCATTGAAGAACTTGTCCACAATATCCAAATAAACAGGACTTTTGAGGCGTGAGTAGTAGTGAAGTGCCTCTTCTATGTCTAGCACGTGCTCAACATCACCCGTATTCATCATCTCCAATTCCTTCATCTTTTGCGCCAAGTCATAAACACCCTCTTTCTTTCCCAGTTCACGGCTCCCTTtgcttttcttctcttccatTTCTCCAACTTCACCAACGCTCTTTTCTGTGCTTTCTTCCGTCAAGCTTTCAGCTTTTGCAGCATCTTCCCTTTCCTCTCTCGACCTGCTCATGCTGCTGTTGTCGGCACCCCTCTTTATTCTGTTCAGATCAGACTGCAGCATGTCATAAAACTCATTGTAGAATTGATCACTTGTGTAAGTTGTGGCATTGCCACTGCGACCAAGGAATGGATTGAAGGAGAGAGATCTGGGTAGTTTTTGGTACCCTCCAAAGATGACAGACTTGAAACTACGGAGGGTTTTGTGAAGTATAACCTTGGTCTTGCGAAAGGTTTCTCTAAGCAGCATTTGTGAAAAGGCAAGGTTTTTCTCTCTCCCAGTTGAAGTGTTCTAGAGCAGATGCAGTGTTTATCTGCTCTACCTCTCGTGTGTTCTACAATTTTGTCTTACTCATGTTCGCATTTAAAGAGACGTGGAGCAGATGAAGCAGATGGTAACTATTTCCAAAGTTTACTAAAAGAGAAATACAATTGTACTGTAAAGTGCTGTATTTCGTTTGATTTCagtaccttttttttctttttttctacgGCATGCTCTCtctctttcaaaatttatttcattctatatgaaaatgaatgaaagtGCAAAATGGAGACTTTAGTATCTAAACTGTTACTAATATTATGTTGATTTTGACTTCATGGTGTTTAAAGTGTAGTGTCATTGATTAAGATGCAAAGCTAAAGGTGGTGGGTGGCTAAAAGATTAAAACAAGTATCAAATTCTTAGAGCCAAATTTGAATGAAACCTTAGACCCCTAAATCAAATGGTATATATGATTCTTGCAGTGGTTAACTTTAAGCATACGAATTTGTTTTAGGAACTGCAATAAGAGCAATTACTTAATACGCAATCATTAACAAAAAAGTTCAGTATGGATGATTGAGATGAATTAGTGGTACTCTTGGTTATATAGTAAAGCCAGTTATAATTGCCAACCGTCCCTAATTAGGGCTTGTGAAGGAGAAAAAAACCTTCTTTATCTGATAGAAAGACATGCATGGTCCCCAATCTAATGTCAGGTTGGCACTGAGAaatgaaaagtgaaaaaaaaataaaaaaatgatgaatctGATATAAAGATAAGATGAGGTCACTGTCGAACACTTGCAAGAGTTTAAGTCCTCCACCCACCTCTGTCCTGAATTCTAAGGTTAAATTAAGTGATTGCACTTGCAAAAGAAAGTGGCACATGattgttttctttcttcaagAACTCGTGCCCTGCAACGAAAGCTACTGAACTCTGGCAATTCACATAGCCTGTATAGAAGCAGGCAAGAACACCGATTGTATGTTGCTGAAACTGTGTTTTTCATTCATGACGATGCAGCTGCTGATTTTTGGTACACCAGATATCTTAAATGATCCATATATAAGGAATTATCTGGgtctaaaattgattttatgttCATGCAATCTTTGGTAACTTTTGTCttctaagtttttatatttcagGTATACAAATACAAagttaatttcaaattaaatttaatctgtcaaaattatttataaaataagatttatactTGATGTAAATTAGTTTTACAtgtaatagattttaaaatttcaacagtttttttttatatagaaaacattaaaacataaatcagGAATGATCAGATTCAAATtactaaattacaataaaagttaatttattctGAACACGCTTGTCTAAGTACATAAAAATGATCAAAAGAGAACCTTAAAACTTATGTCAGTAAATTTTTTGGTTCTC
This genomic window contains:
- the LOC108333565 gene encoding uncharacterized protein LOC108333565, with translation MLLRETFRKTKVILHKTLRSFKSVIFGGYQKLPRSLSFNPFLGRSGNATTYTSDQFYNEFYDMLQSDLNRIKRGADNSSMSRSREEREDAAKAESLTEESTEKSVGEVGEMEEKKSKGSRELGKKEGVYDLAQKMKELEMMNTGDVEHVLDIEEALHYYSRLKSPVYLDIVDKFFNDMHTEFSVQESSISVKRSKSKGRLGSIRL